Proteins found in one Aethina tumida isolate Nest 87 chromosome 1, icAetTumi1.1, whole genome shotgun sequence genomic segment:
- the LOC126264148 gene encoding rhophilin-2-like isoform X4 has product MKKKAAQKNGSDPRVATCRGKLQNRRSKLNQEINKELRLRAGAENLFKATTNRKLKETVALELSFVNSNLQLLKEQLAELNSSVELYQSDSTDAVIPMIPLGLKETKEIDFREPFKDFILEHYSEDANVYEDAIADFMDTRQAMRTPLRDNSGIGLLFRYYNQLYFVERRFFPPDRSLGIYFEWFDSLTGVPSCQRTVAFEKACVLFNMGAVYTQIGAKQDRSTTKGLDAAVDSFLRAAGTFRYIHENFTNAPSMDLGPEMLEMLVQLMLAQARECLLEKLQLQSEDNRSLDICLDLAQEASQLADCYSQVYQLISHESVHDYVPYSWISLIQVKREYYTGMAHFHSAQGVLHKDATKPSANKTMQYVEDLTSQSDLRLPKDEAERRILAKAHLREALVLHEECQRLHRMCRELKGKHALTAVLKNAHKTAMQVYSPLDKEDDFTEMLDAPLVQAATKFQLSLTPPDFAQYRVNDLFRGLGPIAIFSAKRHWTAPRLVQLHRGRTSDGFGFSVRGDAPVIVAIVESNSLAEFGGVKEGDFIVSISDRDVKWSSHDEVVTLIKNAGDSLSLKIVTPMDRNYLKPSKSNNSKGSVSTHSSSSGVSSGMSSPSGSMAQHNSNKRLNWNPFKRHSSSREGKDFFENVILR; this is encoded by the exons GGTTCCGATCCACGAGTGGCGACATGTCGGGGCAAGCTGCAGAACCGCCGTTCCAAGCTCAACCAGGAGATCAACAAGGAGCTGCGGCTCCGTGCCGGTGCCGAGAACCTTTTCAAAGCCACCACCAACCGAAAACTTAAGGAGACGGTCGCCCTCGAACTGAGCTTCGTCAACTCCAATCTGCAGTTGCTCAAAGAACAGCTGGCCGAACTCAATTCGTCTGTGGAGCTGTATCAAAGTGACAG CACTGATGCTGTGATACCTATGATACCTTTGGGACTAAAGGAAACAAAAGAAATCGATTTCCGAGAACCTTTCAAGGATTTCATCCTGGAACATTACAGTGAAGATGCCAACGTGTACGAAGATGCGATCGCCGACTTCATGGACACCAGGCAGGCGATGAGAACACCCCTGAGGGATAATTCGGGCATAGGTTTACTGTTTCGATACTACAACCAATTATACTTCGTAGAAAGAAGGTTCTTCCCACCCGACAGGTCTCTGGGGATCTACTTCGAGTGGTTCGATTCATTAACAGGTGTGCCATCTTGTCAGAGGACTGTTGCCTTCGAAAAAGCCTGCGTTTTGTTCAACATGGGGGCTGTCTATACGCAAATTGGTGCTAAGCAAGACCGGTCCACGACAAAAGGCCTGGATGCTGCTGTGGATAGTTTCCTTAGGGCAGCCGGTACTTTTCGGTACATACACGAAAACTTTACCAACGCCCCTTCTATGGACCTGGGACCTGAAATGTTGGAGATGCTCGTTCAACTCATGCTG gcACAAGCTCGAGAATGTCTGTTGGAAAAACTACAGTTACAGTCAGAAGACAACAGATCACTAGACATCTGCCTCGACTTGGCTCAGGAAGCATCACAACTCGCCGACTGTTACAGTCAAGTGTATCAGCTGATATCTCACGAGTCGGTTCATGATTACGTACCCTACAGTTGGATATCACTTATCCAAGTGAAAAGAGAATATTATACAGGCATGGCACATTTTCACTCGGCACAGGGCGTCCTCCACAAGGACGCGACAAAACCTTCGGCGAATAAAACAATGCAGTACGTAGAAGATCTGACTTCCCAATCCGATTTGAGATTACCCAAAGATGAAGCAGAAAGAAGAATTTTAG CCAAGGCTCATTTAAGAGAAGCGCTGGTGCTGCACGAAGAGTGTCAAAGGTTACACCGCATGTGCCGCGAATTGAAGGGAAAGCACGCGCTGACTGCCGTGCTGAAGAATGCTCACAAAACGGCGATGCAAGTCTACTCGCCGCTGGACAAGGAGGACGACTTCACTGAAATGTTGGATGCGCCATTAGTACaag CTGCCACTAAGTTCCAGTTGTCTTTGACGCCACCGGACTTTGCACAATACAGAGTAAACGATTTGTTCAGAGGATTGGGTCCTATTGCAATTTTCTCCGCCAAAAGACATTGGACTGCACCTAGATTAGTGCAACTGCACAGAGGCAGAACTTCAGATGGATTCGGTTTTTCGGTCAGAGGAGACGCACCCGTTATTGTGGCCATCGTCGAATCCAACTCATTGGCCGAA TTTGGAGGCGTTAAGGAAGGCGACTTCATCGTATCAATTAGCGACAGAGACGTGAAGTGGTCATCTCACGATGAGGTGGTTACACTTATAAAAAACGCCGGGGATTCCTTAAGCCTAAAAATTGTGACCCCTATGGACAGAAATTACTTAAAG CCGTCGAAGTCGAATAACAGCAAGGGGTCGGTCTCTACGCATAGCAGCAGTTCGGGAGTATCAAGTGGCATGTCTAGTCCTTCAGGATCCATGGCTCAACACAACAGCAACAAACGATTGAATTGGAACCCGTTCAAGAGGCACTCTTCGTCTAGAGAAGGAAAAGACTTTTTCGAGAACGTTATCCTTAGATAG
- the LOC126264148 gene encoding rhophilin-2-like isoform X2, giving the protein MLKWVQRQSFRWPSSADDKDTVIIPGSDPRVATCRGKLQNRRSKLNQEINKELRLRAGAENLFKATTNRKLKETVALELSFVNSNLQLLKEQLAELNSSVELYQSDSTDAVIPMIPLGLKETKEIDFREPFKDFILEHYSEDANVYEDAIADFMDTRQAMRTPLRDNSGIGLLFRYYNQLYFVERRFFPPDRSLGIYFEWFDSLTGVPSCQRTVAFEKACVLFNMGAVYTQIGAKQDRSTTKGLDAAVDSFLRAAGTFRYIHENFTNAPSMDLGPEMLEMLVQLMLAQARECLLEKLQLQSEDNRSLDICLDLAQEASQLADCYSQVYQLISHESVHDYVPYSWISLIQVKREYYTGMAHFHSAQGVLHKDATKPSANKTMQYVEDLTSQSDLRLPKDEAERRILAKAHLREALVLHEECQRLHRMCRELKGKHALTAVLKNAHKTAMQVYSPLDKEDDFTEMLDAPLVQAATKFQLSLTPPDFAQYRVNDLFRGLGPIAIFSAKRHWTAPRLVQLHRGRTSDGFGFSVRGDAPVIVAIVESNSLAEFGGVKEGDFIVSISDRDVKWSSHDEVVTLIKNAGDSLSLKIVTPMDRNYLKPSKSNNSKGSVSTHSSSSGVSSGMSSPSGSMAQHNSNKRLNWNPFKRHSSSREGKDFFENVILR; this is encoded by the exons GGTTCCGATCCACGAGTGGCGACATGTCGGGGCAAGCTGCAGAACCGCCGTTCCAAGCTCAACCAGGAGATCAACAAGGAGCTGCGGCTCCGTGCCGGTGCCGAGAACCTTTTCAAAGCCACCACCAACCGAAAACTTAAGGAGACGGTCGCCCTCGAACTGAGCTTCGTCAACTCCAATCTGCAGTTGCTCAAAGAACAGCTGGCCGAACTCAATTCGTCTGTGGAGCTGTATCAAAGTGACAG CACTGATGCTGTGATACCTATGATACCTTTGGGACTAAAGGAAACAAAAGAAATCGATTTCCGAGAACCTTTCAAGGATTTCATCCTGGAACATTACAGTGAAGATGCCAACGTGTACGAAGATGCGATCGCCGACTTCATGGACACCAGGCAGGCGATGAGAACACCCCTGAGGGATAATTCGGGCATAGGTTTACTGTTTCGATACTACAACCAATTATACTTCGTAGAAAGAAGGTTCTTCCCACCCGACAGGTCTCTGGGGATCTACTTCGAGTGGTTCGATTCATTAACAGGTGTGCCATCTTGTCAGAGGACTGTTGCCTTCGAAAAAGCCTGCGTTTTGTTCAACATGGGGGCTGTCTATACGCAAATTGGTGCTAAGCAAGACCGGTCCACGACAAAAGGCCTGGATGCTGCTGTGGATAGTTTCCTTAGGGCAGCCGGTACTTTTCGGTACATACACGAAAACTTTACCAACGCCCCTTCTATGGACCTGGGACCTGAAATGTTGGAGATGCTCGTTCAACTCATGCTG gcACAAGCTCGAGAATGTCTGTTGGAAAAACTACAGTTACAGTCAGAAGACAACAGATCACTAGACATCTGCCTCGACTTGGCTCAGGAAGCATCACAACTCGCCGACTGTTACAGTCAAGTGTATCAGCTGATATCTCACGAGTCGGTTCATGATTACGTACCCTACAGTTGGATATCACTTATCCAAGTGAAAAGAGAATATTATACAGGCATGGCACATTTTCACTCGGCACAGGGCGTCCTCCACAAGGACGCGACAAAACCTTCGGCGAATAAAACAATGCAGTACGTAGAAGATCTGACTTCCCAATCCGATTTGAGATTACCCAAAGATGAAGCAGAAAGAAGAATTTTAG CCAAGGCTCATTTAAGAGAAGCGCTGGTGCTGCACGAAGAGTGTCAAAGGTTACACCGCATGTGCCGCGAATTGAAGGGAAAGCACGCGCTGACTGCCGTGCTGAAGAATGCTCACAAAACGGCGATGCAAGTCTACTCGCCGCTGGACAAGGAGGACGACTTCACTGAAATGTTGGATGCGCCATTAGTACaag CTGCCACTAAGTTCCAGTTGTCTTTGACGCCACCGGACTTTGCACAATACAGAGTAAACGATTTGTTCAGAGGATTGGGTCCTATTGCAATTTTCTCCGCCAAAAGACATTGGACTGCACCTAGATTAGTGCAACTGCACAGAGGCAGAACTTCAGATGGATTCGGTTTTTCGGTCAGAGGAGACGCACCCGTTATTGTGGCCATCGTCGAATCCAACTCATTGGCCGAA TTTGGAGGCGTTAAGGAAGGCGACTTCATCGTATCAATTAGCGACAGAGACGTGAAGTGGTCATCTCACGATGAGGTGGTTACACTTATAAAAAACGCCGGGGATTCCTTAAGCCTAAAAATTGTGACCCCTATGGACAGAAATTACTTAAAG CCGTCGAAGTCGAATAACAGCAAGGGGTCGGTCTCTACGCATAGCAGCAGTTCGGGAGTATCAAGTGGCATGTCTAGTCCTTCAGGATCCATGGCTCAACACAACAGCAACAAACGATTGAATTGGAACCCGTTCAAGAGGCACTCTTCGTCTAGAGAAGGAAAAGACTTTTTCGAGAACGTTATCCTTAGATAG
- the LOC126264148 gene encoding rhophilin-2-like isoform X5, which produces MISQGSDPRVATCRGKLQNRRSKLNQEINKELRLRAGAENLFKATTNRKLKETVALELSFVNSNLQLLKEQLAELNSSVELYQSDSTDAVIPMIPLGLKETKEIDFREPFKDFILEHYSEDANVYEDAIADFMDTRQAMRTPLRDNSGIGLLFRYYNQLYFVERRFFPPDRSLGIYFEWFDSLTGVPSCQRTVAFEKACVLFNMGAVYTQIGAKQDRSTTKGLDAAVDSFLRAAGTFRYIHENFTNAPSMDLGPEMLEMLVQLMLAQARECLLEKLQLQSEDNRSLDICLDLAQEASQLADCYSQVYQLISHESVHDYVPYSWISLIQVKREYYTGMAHFHSAQGVLHKDATKPSANKTMQYVEDLTSQSDLRLPKDEAERRILAKAHLREALVLHEECQRLHRMCRELKGKHALTAVLKNAHKTAMQVYSPLDKEDDFTEMLDAPLVQAATKFQLSLTPPDFAQYRVNDLFRGLGPIAIFSAKRHWTAPRLVQLHRGRTSDGFGFSVRGDAPVIVAIVESNSLAEFGGVKEGDFIVSISDRDVKWSSHDEVVTLIKNAGDSLSLKIVTPMDRNYLKPSKSNNSKGSVSTHSSSSGVSSGMSSPSGSMAQHNSNKRLNWNPFKRHSSSREGKDFFENVILR; this is translated from the exons GGTTCCGATCCACGAGTGGCGACATGTCGGGGCAAGCTGCAGAACCGCCGTTCCAAGCTCAACCAGGAGATCAACAAGGAGCTGCGGCTCCGTGCCGGTGCCGAGAACCTTTTCAAAGCCACCACCAACCGAAAACTTAAGGAGACGGTCGCCCTCGAACTGAGCTTCGTCAACTCCAATCTGCAGTTGCTCAAAGAACAGCTGGCCGAACTCAATTCGTCTGTGGAGCTGTATCAAAGTGACAG CACTGATGCTGTGATACCTATGATACCTTTGGGACTAAAGGAAACAAAAGAAATCGATTTCCGAGAACCTTTCAAGGATTTCATCCTGGAACATTACAGTGAAGATGCCAACGTGTACGAAGATGCGATCGCCGACTTCATGGACACCAGGCAGGCGATGAGAACACCCCTGAGGGATAATTCGGGCATAGGTTTACTGTTTCGATACTACAACCAATTATACTTCGTAGAAAGAAGGTTCTTCCCACCCGACAGGTCTCTGGGGATCTACTTCGAGTGGTTCGATTCATTAACAGGTGTGCCATCTTGTCAGAGGACTGTTGCCTTCGAAAAAGCCTGCGTTTTGTTCAACATGGGGGCTGTCTATACGCAAATTGGTGCTAAGCAAGACCGGTCCACGACAAAAGGCCTGGATGCTGCTGTGGATAGTTTCCTTAGGGCAGCCGGTACTTTTCGGTACATACACGAAAACTTTACCAACGCCCCTTCTATGGACCTGGGACCTGAAATGTTGGAGATGCTCGTTCAACTCATGCTG gcACAAGCTCGAGAATGTCTGTTGGAAAAACTACAGTTACAGTCAGAAGACAACAGATCACTAGACATCTGCCTCGACTTGGCTCAGGAAGCATCACAACTCGCCGACTGTTACAGTCAAGTGTATCAGCTGATATCTCACGAGTCGGTTCATGATTACGTACCCTACAGTTGGATATCACTTATCCAAGTGAAAAGAGAATATTATACAGGCATGGCACATTTTCACTCGGCACAGGGCGTCCTCCACAAGGACGCGACAAAACCTTCGGCGAATAAAACAATGCAGTACGTAGAAGATCTGACTTCCCAATCCGATTTGAGATTACCCAAAGATGAAGCAGAAAGAAGAATTTTAG CCAAGGCTCATTTAAGAGAAGCGCTGGTGCTGCACGAAGAGTGTCAAAGGTTACACCGCATGTGCCGCGAATTGAAGGGAAAGCACGCGCTGACTGCCGTGCTGAAGAATGCTCACAAAACGGCGATGCAAGTCTACTCGCCGCTGGACAAGGAGGACGACTTCACTGAAATGTTGGATGCGCCATTAGTACaag CTGCCACTAAGTTCCAGTTGTCTTTGACGCCACCGGACTTTGCACAATACAGAGTAAACGATTTGTTCAGAGGATTGGGTCCTATTGCAATTTTCTCCGCCAAAAGACATTGGACTGCACCTAGATTAGTGCAACTGCACAGAGGCAGAACTTCAGATGGATTCGGTTTTTCGGTCAGAGGAGACGCACCCGTTATTGTGGCCATCGTCGAATCCAACTCATTGGCCGAA TTTGGAGGCGTTAAGGAAGGCGACTTCATCGTATCAATTAGCGACAGAGACGTGAAGTGGTCATCTCACGATGAGGTGGTTACACTTATAAAAAACGCCGGGGATTCCTTAAGCCTAAAAATTGTGACCCCTATGGACAGAAATTACTTAAAG CCGTCGAAGTCGAATAACAGCAAGGGGTCGGTCTCTACGCATAGCAGCAGTTCGGGAGTATCAAGTGGCATGTCTAGTCCTTCAGGATCCATGGCTCAACACAACAGCAACAAACGATTGAATTGGAACCCGTTCAAGAGGCACTCTTCGTCTAGAGAAGGAAAAGACTTTTTCGAGAACGTTATCCTTAGATAG
- the LOC126264148 gene encoding rhophilin-2-like isoform X1, producing the protein MNKFCSFGNSEKLQQTMLLMPDITIPQGSDPRVATCRGKLQNRRSKLNQEINKELRLRAGAENLFKATTNRKLKETVALELSFVNSNLQLLKEQLAELNSSVELYQSDSTDAVIPMIPLGLKETKEIDFREPFKDFILEHYSEDANVYEDAIADFMDTRQAMRTPLRDNSGIGLLFRYYNQLYFVERRFFPPDRSLGIYFEWFDSLTGVPSCQRTVAFEKACVLFNMGAVYTQIGAKQDRSTTKGLDAAVDSFLRAAGTFRYIHENFTNAPSMDLGPEMLEMLVQLMLAQARECLLEKLQLQSEDNRSLDICLDLAQEASQLADCYSQVYQLISHESVHDYVPYSWISLIQVKREYYTGMAHFHSAQGVLHKDATKPSANKTMQYVEDLTSQSDLRLPKDEAERRILAKAHLREALVLHEECQRLHRMCRELKGKHALTAVLKNAHKTAMQVYSPLDKEDDFTEMLDAPLVQAATKFQLSLTPPDFAQYRVNDLFRGLGPIAIFSAKRHWTAPRLVQLHRGRTSDGFGFSVRGDAPVIVAIVESNSLAEFGGVKEGDFIVSISDRDVKWSSHDEVVTLIKNAGDSLSLKIVTPMDRNYLKPSKSNNSKGSVSTHSSSSGVSSGMSSPSGSMAQHNSNKRLNWNPFKRHSSSREGKDFFENVILR; encoded by the exons GGTTCCGATCCACGAGTGGCGACATGTCGGGGCAAGCTGCAGAACCGCCGTTCCAAGCTCAACCAGGAGATCAACAAGGAGCTGCGGCTCCGTGCCGGTGCCGAGAACCTTTTCAAAGCCACCACCAACCGAAAACTTAAGGAGACGGTCGCCCTCGAACTGAGCTTCGTCAACTCCAATCTGCAGTTGCTCAAAGAACAGCTGGCCGAACTCAATTCGTCTGTGGAGCTGTATCAAAGTGACAG CACTGATGCTGTGATACCTATGATACCTTTGGGACTAAAGGAAACAAAAGAAATCGATTTCCGAGAACCTTTCAAGGATTTCATCCTGGAACATTACAGTGAAGATGCCAACGTGTACGAAGATGCGATCGCCGACTTCATGGACACCAGGCAGGCGATGAGAACACCCCTGAGGGATAATTCGGGCATAGGTTTACTGTTTCGATACTACAACCAATTATACTTCGTAGAAAGAAGGTTCTTCCCACCCGACAGGTCTCTGGGGATCTACTTCGAGTGGTTCGATTCATTAACAGGTGTGCCATCTTGTCAGAGGACTGTTGCCTTCGAAAAAGCCTGCGTTTTGTTCAACATGGGGGCTGTCTATACGCAAATTGGTGCTAAGCAAGACCGGTCCACGACAAAAGGCCTGGATGCTGCTGTGGATAGTTTCCTTAGGGCAGCCGGTACTTTTCGGTACATACACGAAAACTTTACCAACGCCCCTTCTATGGACCTGGGACCTGAAATGTTGGAGATGCTCGTTCAACTCATGCTG gcACAAGCTCGAGAATGTCTGTTGGAAAAACTACAGTTACAGTCAGAAGACAACAGATCACTAGACATCTGCCTCGACTTGGCTCAGGAAGCATCACAACTCGCCGACTGTTACAGTCAAGTGTATCAGCTGATATCTCACGAGTCGGTTCATGATTACGTACCCTACAGTTGGATATCACTTATCCAAGTGAAAAGAGAATATTATACAGGCATGGCACATTTTCACTCGGCACAGGGCGTCCTCCACAAGGACGCGACAAAACCTTCGGCGAATAAAACAATGCAGTACGTAGAAGATCTGACTTCCCAATCCGATTTGAGATTACCCAAAGATGAAGCAGAAAGAAGAATTTTAG CCAAGGCTCATTTAAGAGAAGCGCTGGTGCTGCACGAAGAGTGTCAAAGGTTACACCGCATGTGCCGCGAATTGAAGGGAAAGCACGCGCTGACTGCCGTGCTGAAGAATGCTCACAAAACGGCGATGCAAGTCTACTCGCCGCTGGACAAGGAGGACGACTTCACTGAAATGTTGGATGCGCCATTAGTACaag CTGCCACTAAGTTCCAGTTGTCTTTGACGCCACCGGACTTTGCACAATACAGAGTAAACGATTTGTTCAGAGGATTGGGTCCTATTGCAATTTTCTCCGCCAAAAGACATTGGACTGCACCTAGATTAGTGCAACTGCACAGAGGCAGAACTTCAGATGGATTCGGTTTTTCGGTCAGAGGAGACGCACCCGTTATTGTGGCCATCGTCGAATCCAACTCATTGGCCGAA TTTGGAGGCGTTAAGGAAGGCGACTTCATCGTATCAATTAGCGACAGAGACGTGAAGTGGTCATCTCACGATGAGGTGGTTACACTTATAAAAAACGCCGGGGATTCCTTAAGCCTAAAAATTGTGACCCCTATGGACAGAAATTACTTAAAG CCGTCGAAGTCGAATAACAGCAAGGGGTCGGTCTCTACGCATAGCAGCAGTTCGGGAGTATCAAGTGGCATGTCTAGTCCTTCAGGATCCATGGCTCAACACAACAGCAACAAACGATTGAATTGGAACCCGTTCAAGAGGCACTCTTCGTCTAGAGAAGGAAAAGACTTTTTCGAGAACGTTATCCTTAGATAG
- the LOC126264148 gene encoding rhophilin-2-like isoform X3 → MCDKDKDNIYIEDCEDLPRKPFIRGSDPRVATCRGKLQNRRSKLNQEINKELRLRAGAENLFKATTNRKLKETVALELSFVNSNLQLLKEQLAELNSSVELYQSDSTDAVIPMIPLGLKETKEIDFREPFKDFILEHYSEDANVYEDAIADFMDTRQAMRTPLRDNSGIGLLFRYYNQLYFVERRFFPPDRSLGIYFEWFDSLTGVPSCQRTVAFEKACVLFNMGAVYTQIGAKQDRSTTKGLDAAVDSFLRAAGTFRYIHENFTNAPSMDLGPEMLEMLVQLMLAQARECLLEKLQLQSEDNRSLDICLDLAQEASQLADCYSQVYQLISHESVHDYVPYSWISLIQVKREYYTGMAHFHSAQGVLHKDATKPSANKTMQYVEDLTSQSDLRLPKDEAERRILAKAHLREALVLHEECQRLHRMCRELKGKHALTAVLKNAHKTAMQVYSPLDKEDDFTEMLDAPLVQAATKFQLSLTPPDFAQYRVNDLFRGLGPIAIFSAKRHWTAPRLVQLHRGRTSDGFGFSVRGDAPVIVAIVESNSLAEFGGVKEGDFIVSISDRDVKWSSHDEVVTLIKNAGDSLSLKIVTPMDRNYLKPSKSNNSKGSVSTHSSSSGVSSGMSSPSGSMAQHNSNKRLNWNPFKRHSSSREGKDFFENVILR, encoded by the exons GGTTCCGATCCACGAGTGGCGACATGTCGGGGCAAGCTGCAGAACCGCCGTTCCAAGCTCAACCAGGAGATCAACAAGGAGCTGCGGCTCCGTGCCGGTGCCGAGAACCTTTTCAAAGCCACCACCAACCGAAAACTTAAGGAGACGGTCGCCCTCGAACTGAGCTTCGTCAACTCCAATCTGCAGTTGCTCAAAGAACAGCTGGCCGAACTCAATTCGTCTGTGGAGCTGTATCAAAGTGACAG CACTGATGCTGTGATACCTATGATACCTTTGGGACTAAAGGAAACAAAAGAAATCGATTTCCGAGAACCTTTCAAGGATTTCATCCTGGAACATTACAGTGAAGATGCCAACGTGTACGAAGATGCGATCGCCGACTTCATGGACACCAGGCAGGCGATGAGAACACCCCTGAGGGATAATTCGGGCATAGGTTTACTGTTTCGATACTACAACCAATTATACTTCGTAGAAAGAAGGTTCTTCCCACCCGACAGGTCTCTGGGGATCTACTTCGAGTGGTTCGATTCATTAACAGGTGTGCCATCTTGTCAGAGGACTGTTGCCTTCGAAAAAGCCTGCGTTTTGTTCAACATGGGGGCTGTCTATACGCAAATTGGTGCTAAGCAAGACCGGTCCACGACAAAAGGCCTGGATGCTGCTGTGGATAGTTTCCTTAGGGCAGCCGGTACTTTTCGGTACATACACGAAAACTTTACCAACGCCCCTTCTATGGACCTGGGACCTGAAATGTTGGAGATGCTCGTTCAACTCATGCTG gcACAAGCTCGAGAATGTCTGTTGGAAAAACTACAGTTACAGTCAGAAGACAACAGATCACTAGACATCTGCCTCGACTTGGCTCAGGAAGCATCACAACTCGCCGACTGTTACAGTCAAGTGTATCAGCTGATATCTCACGAGTCGGTTCATGATTACGTACCCTACAGTTGGATATCACTTATCCAAGTGAAAAGAGAATATTATACAGGCATGGCACATTTTCACTCGGCACAGGGCGTCCTCCACAAGGACGCGACAAAACCTTCGGCGAATAAAACAATGCAGTACGTAGAAGATCTGACTTCCCAATCCGATTTGAGATTACCCAAAGATGAAGCAGAAAGAAGAATTTTAG CCAAGGCTCATTTAAGAGAAGCGCTGGTGCTGCACGAAGAGTGTCAAAGGTTACACCGCATGTGCCGCGAATTGAAGGGAAAGCACGCGCTGACTGCCGTGCTGAAGAATGCTCACAAAACGGCGATGCAAGTCTACTCGCCGCTGGACAAGGAGGACGACTTCACTGAAATGTTGGATGCGCCATTAGTACaag CTGCCACTAAGTTCCAGTTGTCTTTGACGCCACCGGACTTTGCACAATACAGAGTAAACGATTTGTTCAGAGGATTGGGTCCTATTGCAATTTTCTCCGCCAAAAGACATTGGACTGCACCTAGATTAGTGCAACTGCACAGAGGCAGAACTTCAGATGGATTCGGTTTTTCGGTCAGAGGAGACGCACCCGTTATTGTGGCCATCGTCGAATCCAACTCATTGGCCGAA TTTGGAGGCGTTAAGGAAGGCGACTTCATCGTATCAATTAGCGACAGAGACGTGAAGTGGTCATCTCACGATGAGGTGGTTACACTTATAAAAAACGCCGGGGATTCCTTAAGCCTAAAAATTGTGACCCCTATGGACAGAAATTACTTAAAG CCGTCGAAGTCGAATAACAGCAAGGGGTCGGTCTCTACGCATAGCAGCAGTTCGGGAGTATCAAGTGGCATGTCTAGTCCTTCAGGATCCATGGCTCAACACAACAGCAACAAACGATTGAATTGGAACCCGTTCAAGAGGCACTCTTCGTCTAGAGAAGGAAAAGACTTTTTCGAGAACGTTATCCTTAGATAG